A stretch of Telopea speciosissima isolate NSW1024214 ecotype Mountain lineage chromosome 11, Tspe_v1, whole genome shotgun sequence DNA encodes these proteins:
- the LOC122646142 gene encoding vegetative cell wall protein gp1-like: protein MENQPTRPWFRLVSQIRREPPPPPPPQPQPLAVPQPRPPLVLAPTTPIRPPPPPTLPSPPPPQPQPQPQPPQPRSPVPAPTQVPPPPSPKPQTSSPLRAAAVSSPAPPSLPSPPKLRAPSSSSSLPPSPVAPETSYSLLPLSQPPQPRSPAPPPAQVPPPPSPKPQTSPPPRAASSPPPSPPKVPAPSSSLPPSPAASKSSYSLLLPSPTPAKAVASSPAAKGSSLPSPPHAPKVPPPSQVTTNISPPRQSPKILKRSSQTSPPQVSAPPPSPLSLPPSQLEPETEPPVVAEKKSVVLQEEKEKPKMMQTPGATKTIDSLKNGKFGGGSRDVAIKDKEKVGMTVITLAGENKGAYMEIVGSNKKKPDTAERTGIHGKKVGSNSNSSSSSSDEDNKSVMEDKKVTATPSRAFVNSNVQGVNNSILFNTSFSHHDPGVHLVLPEKPKHLPGRPIHSKDSINGDHKT, encoded by the coding sequence ATGGAGAACCAGCCGACTCGTCCATGGTTCCGCTTGGTCTCTCAAATCCGGAGAGAGCCACCGCCACCCCCACCTCCTCAACCACAACCTCTCGCCGTTCCCCAGCCAAGGCCTCCTCTTGTCCTTGCACCTACAACGCCAATCAGgcctcctccaccaccaacactcccttctcctcctcctcctcagccCCAGCCCCAGCCTCAACCACCTCAGCCACGCTCACCTGTTCCAGCACCCACACAAGTCCCTCCCCCTCCTTCACCCAAGCCCCAAACTTCGTCCCCACTGCGTGCAGCGGCCGTTTCGTCCCCAGCACCGCCATCCTTGCCATCTCCCCCAAAGCTTCGGGCaccctcttcttcatcttcgctACCACCATCCCCGGTGGCACCCGAGACGTCCTATTCTTTGTTACCTCTTTCTCAACCACCTCAGCCACGCTCACCTGCTCCACCACCTGCACAAGTCCCTCCCCCTCCTTCACCTAAGCCCCAAACTTCACCTCCACCTCGCGCAGCCTCTTCGCCCCCACCATCTCCCCCAAAGGTTCCGGCACCCTCTTCTTCGCTACCACCATCTCCAGCGGCATCCAAGTCGTCCTATTCTTTGCTACTACCTTCTCCAACACCTGCAAAAGCTGTAGCATCTTCTCCTGCGGCCAAAGGTTCTTCCCTGCCATCTCCTCCTCACGCACCCAAAgtccctcctccatctcaggtgaCCACAAACATTAGTCCACCGCGGCAATCTCCCAAGATCCTCAAGCGTTCTTCACAGACCTCACCCCCACAAGTCTCTGCACCTCCTCCATCTCCCTTGTCACTGCCACCATCCCAGCTAGAGCCTGAAACCGAACCACCCGTAGTTGCTGAGAAGAAGAGTGTGGTCCTCCAAGAGGAAAAGGAGAAGCCTAAGATGATGCAGACGCCTGGTGCTACCAAAACCATTGACAGCTTGAAGAATGGGAAGTTTGGAGGAGGAAGCAGAGACGTAGCCATCAAGGATAAGGAGAAAGTGGGGATGACGGTGATCACCTTAGCTGGTGAGAACAAGGGCGCCTACATGGAAATCGTCGGCTCCAACAAGAAGAAACCCGACACAGCGGAGAGAACTGGAATCCATGGCAAAAAAGTGGGTAGCAACAgtaacagcagcagcagtagcagcgaTGAGGACAACAAATCCGTCATGGAGGACAAGAAAGTAACAGCGACGCCTTCGCGTGCTTTTGTTAACAGTAACGTACAAGGGGTTAACAACTCCATTCTATTCAACACTTCCTTCAGTCACCATGATCCTGGGGTTCACCTCGTTCTTCCGGAAAAGCCGAAGCACCTACCTGGCCGTCCCATCCACTCCAAAGACAGCATCAATGGCGACCACAAAACTtga